Part of the Hippoglossus stenolepis isolate QCI-W04-F060 chromosome 4, HSTE1.2, whole genome shotgun sequence genome is shown below.
TTTAAACTACAGTGCCgtataaaataatacaactaGGGCCCCACCCCTTGTTTTTAATACTAGTTGCTCCATGTGCATGTACGGTGGCTGATGAGGTGCAAGACGGATCCAGGGATGCTGAGgaaagctgctgttgttgccaCCGGTGGAATCAGCGATGAAGGAGGacaagcagcagctggaggagtgtgtgtgtgtatgtgtgtatgtgtgtgtgacagactcCTCCAGAAACACACCCCACCCAGGACCCGAGTGAAGAAGCTGCCCCATGTTTTCCTTTAAGGTAATTGATgttcccccccctccatcacTTAGCTTAGCGCTTTGTTAGCCGCTCTGTGGTTATGCTAACAGCCCTGATCCAGCTAACTGAGCGGCTGCTGATGGATGGAAACCAGGGATGAGCCGAGGTCCCGCTGCCACTTTCAGTTCACTGGCATCAGCTGCTGGTACCGTCTATTCACTGGAGTAGACGAGGAAttaaacacatcatcatcatcatcatcagctacTTCCCCTCTGCCTCACTGCTCTGGAGGTTTCCATGGAAACGCAATTAAAGCCTCAAAAATGTTCTCAATTAGTTTTTTGTGCAACCTAAAATCCCCAAGACCTTAATATCTGCTTCCACACATCTCATTGTAAAATACTGAAACTCTCCTGATGTAGCACTCTGTTAACTTTAATTAAGGGAAATGTCAAATAAGAATCGTAGACAGGGCTGCCCCCTAGAGCACAGAGGTTATAAAACATACAGGaataataagtaaacatgcataAATGTATTACAACCTATCTGTTGTATCTCTTTTGCACCTAAAGAAAACTGTtccatagatagatagatagataaatatagatttatagatatataaattTAGAGAGTGGCATgtagatatatatacatatagagagagatatatagacaggcagacagatagataaaatacagaaatataaaatacacagcCCTGACACagttaaatcattttcagttaaaaaataacaaatctatctattgttgtatttgttatttatgatttgatgtatgtttgtttgtctgtgcatgtccatgtccatgtcctcttttttctttcttcttttatagatagatagatttgtTTTGGCAtatctttatgtttatttatttttggcatATGTTTGTGcatccaacaacaacaaataaattaattaacaGAAAAAGGTTAGGGTCACCCTTATCACACATAACACTCAACCTCAACCAAACCATAATCCAAATAATTACTGTAGATACACATgagtgcaatttttttttttaattcacataaATCAAGTGtcttatatttttctataactctatttttaatactttaacAAGTGTTTAGATCATTATGTTGCTTAAATGCATCCAAACTGAGTTCTTCTGCTACACGCAATATCACTGCTTCACCTCTGCATGACATCCTGACACTTGTGTGTTAATGGAGCTGCACATAGCAACCaaggcaacaacaacacaattctACACTGAtttatttcgttttttaaaGTGCACAGGTCCAGTGGGAGCATTCTGTGGCTCAGCACCCACTACCCTCGCATCTATTTTGAATCTATCTCGAAGTCTTTGAGAGTAAAGAGTGGGTCCCGCTCCAGTCCAGCGAGGGTAGGCCTGTCAATCGGCATGGTCTTACCTCCTTGTACAAACGTCACAGCAGATGAAGAGACGTCCCCCTCACCCCACCAGACCCTCGCCCGGCCAACTATAGTGCTATTATAGTTCAAGCAAAGGCTATTTGTTTGGTTACTCACAAAGGGCTGCACAGTCCACGTCTTTGGAGGGTAATGCTGTGTCTTTCTACTGTAAGCGATATAACTGAGCAAGATGTGCCTCCAGGCTTTTTTCTCTCCCCGTGTGATGTGATTCAAAGTTGGTTGGACGATCGCTGACTGGCAAGCTTTCTGAAAGAAACTGTGAGTTTGTTTTAGCAgcttttcctgtttgtttcgTCTTCAGAAGAGAAGATGGCACTGCTCGTGGTTTACTCACTCCTGTGCCTTTCCTGCTGGGCCTGTTTCTACTTTATCGTGTGTTATGTCAACGGCTCCAGGAGCTATGAGTGGAACTGCCGCCTCGTCACCCTGGTTCATGGCATCCTGGCAGTCTGCATCACCGCATATATAGGCTATGTGGATGGACCCTGGCCTTTCACCTATCCAGGTACCATGCTCACCTTCTGTCGATTCAAACCATGAAATTCTAATGTtgggttaaaaagaaaaatcatgttCATTTGTACTGTAGAGATAATCACTAACAGGAAGGGCTGCCATAATGATATTGATATCGATTAGAGCCCAACTTATGTAttcaataaacattttacaaaagagacagaaggagtGAACAACATCTTTCACATATCGATTCCTCAGATTCGCTTTGGAAGCTTTTTAATTTTCAGTAttgctgtttatgtttattttacaatataaacTATGCGGAAAAGGTGTTCAtaaagtttagattttttaattcttaattCTAGAGATTTATTTGGTTGTACTTGTGCTTTCTCtttattcatagttatttatattaaagtGTATGGTTGGTCTCCCAAATATCACCATTGGCCAATCAAAATCTTTATCGGTTGTAACTCGAAAACAGATTAAATGAATATGGTGTATAACTGCCAATCTGCAAATAATGTTATTGAATATTATTTGGTCTAGATATTCAGTTTGTTATAACATCCGTTGTAAGTTTATTCTATTGCCGACATAatttgtcaatgttttttatttaattactaACCTTCACATGTTGTTGAAAAttcagcaggttgttttttcttgtatttgtaAATATCCCAGCTAAAActtgtttctcttctgttctgtgAATGCCAGGTACTAAGAACACCCCTCTGCAGATAAGTGCCATGGTGGTGAGCCTGGGCTACTTTATCTTTGACATGGCCTGGTGTGTGTACTTCCGCACAGAGGGACCCGTTATGCTGGCCCACCACACCATGAGCATCCTGGGAATCCTGCTGACCCTGTGGCTGGGGGAGTCCGGCATCGAGTCGTGTGCGGTTCTCTTCGGCAGTGAAATCACGAACCCACTCCTGCAGGCACGCTGGTTCCTCAAACAGACGGGACATTACAGGTCGCAGCTGGGGAACGCTGTGGACGtcctgtttgtgctgctgtttgtggtgATGCGAATCTTCGTGGGAGGCACAATGCTGTACTGTGAGCTGATCTCCCCGAGACCCAGATTCTTCATCAAGTGCGGGGGAGTGGCCATGTACGCTCTCTCCTGGGTGTTCATGGTGGACATTGTTCGATTCGCCAGAAGAAAACGCAAGAGCTGgcacaagcagcagagagagcagcCGGAGACGGTCGCAGCTAATGGGCATGAAGGGAAGATGGACTGATTGAACATTGCTTTATAGGAAATCACTTTACATTCTGTTTTGGAGCTGCAGGGGAAAGGACAAAGATCaacttttttatgtttgtttgagtttttttttttttttaaagcggGATATTTTAAAATCCTAATTTTCTATGCTAGGAAATACCCTGTGTGGTTTGTTGTCATTGCTGCTGAACACAGGTTAGATTCATGATGTAAAAGGCAGCCTACTGGtgcagaaacaacacagatgTAGTTTACGTCATAGAAAACCAAAGCACTTTCTATAATCACACGAGCAGATGTTGCTTTCAGTTGCAGTGAACTGTTGCCTTGTCGTATGTGGTCGTGGGAAGTTCACTATTAGTAAAGAAATAGTTTACATGTACTATCCATGATCCTTGTGAAAGATTTTTAAAGCACATAGAAAACATTAGGATTGGTTTCCTTGGAATCCTGTTGgtttttttataaaactttGAGCAGATGGGACAGGTGTACTCAGGGAGATGAAGTCAGactggaaagtgtgtgtgatgagctTCATTACTTTGTTTATCATAATTTATAGTAATGCCTGCTGTCTGAAATCCTATTCCAGAGCCTGCTCAAAATATTTCCACTTATTTTACTTCACTTATGTATGTGGACACATGGAGAGACACCACTCTCTGATACATAGTTCTGCACTGGTAATGCTATTTATTTTGCATTCCATTTGGATCTATGAATTGGTGTCATCATTCTAAGTTTACACAGTGAAGTGTCTGATTTCAGGTTTCACGCTGAAAGCACCGACagtattcatatttattcaacaGAGTAATGTTTCAGTTTCACAGAGGACTTGACAGTTCAGTGGAATTTAATGTGATCTGTACATTGAGCTGATCTTCTGTGCAACTTCTGCTCCAGTTCTGTTTGAGCCAGCACCTGTGAACATTAATGTACGTGGTTCACACACCACTGCCTGCAGTCACGCAAACAGGAGCATCCTTTTCTTAACAGCCCCCGAAATATTGGATTCATAGATTTATTCTTaacacaatatacacacacacacacacacacaaccaggacTGGGCAATAGTCATCATTGTTTGACTTTCAGTAAAACCACATTGAGATGTTATATTATATCAAgttattgttttgcaaaaaacTATTGTCCAATTTAACAATAACAGACATACTAGCTGCAAATTATTTTTGCACAATTCAATTACATGTGTGAAGAGTTTTATCCAAGTGAACATTGGTTTGAGTATTTAATGTGTGATTTGTATAAATTGTTTTCCGTATTGTGGTATtaattaattgaaaaatattaaattcaatgttttaaaatggaGTTCCACCATATTCATCGgatacaaaacacaaatgccTCATTGTGTAAAGATGGTAGACTTGTTGACTTGAGATAATATCATGACTCGGCCCACTCTAAGACTGCATTCGTCTCTGCACAGCTAATTCTGTCATCTCTGTGCCCAGACTTTGtacatgttttcttattattgtgACTGTAtcttctttattattttagtgcacatatttttttttacagtgctcAAAACTTGTCAcccatttattttcacatatatGTTGGATTGAAATGTAATGTCTTATAATTACTCTCTACTTGGCTGCTATTATCATACTAGCATCAACATTGTATCCATGACAGTAAAAATCTAACTGGTGTGTGCCTTAGTTATGTGAATGTATTTCCCTATTTGTGAGTGAGAGTGTTTGtttgggcgtgtgtgtgtgtgtagccattCTCAGTTTAGGGTTTCATGATTGGCCTTTTTGTAATTTCTCTCCTTatgacaaatgaaataaatctctGATATATTGTTTGTATGCTTGTGAATACATATAAAACTAAGGAGTTGAGTGCCTACTAGAGAGTAGAGTGTGTACCTCCTCCAAGGTCCACATAATTTACTATTTATTATAGTAGAAATATGGTCTGGTAACCTAAACTATTTATTTCTcctaaagaaagagaaacaaaatacTGGATCCATGGGTTCCTCGCAGACCCAGGCTCCGTCCCTCCACAGCAATTGGTTGAAATCAGTTTTggagtttttgcgtaatcctgctaacaaataaaccaacaaataaacagacagaggtttaaacataacctccttggcagagttgGCAACAAATCTCCAACTAAAACTCCAGGATAAGCTGACACTGTACTGAAATTTCCCATGTTGTCCACATGAGGGTGTCAAATCGTTTATGTATGGTATTAATGATCAGTGAGGATTTGGCAGTGCTgaaacaaagataaatattaAGAAACAAATGATCTTACAGCATTGGCAACTGTAAATAATGCTACATTATACTTCTAGTAAAACAAAACTGGTCTGTTTTGATTGTATTGTCCTTTTTAGAATTAATCCAAcaaaatatttagaaattttCATTCGTTTTAATGCATTCGGGAACATTTTAGGGGGAAGTTTTATGTATGATGTATGAAACTATATGTACTACAGGACTGCAATGTACGATGCAGTGAAAAGGTAATTGTGTAATACTTAATACATCTGGTTCAATAGGTGGCAGGATTCTGTTCAGCTCTGTAGCACCCAGCACATTGAAAAGACTCTTCCATTCAATATTTCATTTGAGCACCTCATTACAATATACATTGTCTCAATGACGTCCACAAAGTGGTGAGGGAAAGAATGTCCTCCtaacagagaagaagagtggaCGTTTAACCGAACTCAGTTGAGCTGAAAGTAGAGAAGAGACGAGGCGTAGCACTGTAACTGCTTTATTTAAGCACTGTCAGATAAAAGTACAATAATAGTCTGATAGATCGAATAATTTAACATCAGTATAACCGCAGCAATTACAGCACCATCCGTTATTGATGATAACACCAGGAGTATGTGAGATATCTGTAATTTTGGGTGAACAGACCATTTAAAGAATAATACAAGCAGAACATGTTTATGCTGACCTCTAGTGGTTCCTGCTTTGCAGCAGTGGTTTCTTGTCTTGTGTTGTCAGC
Proteins encoded:
- the tlcd5a gene encoding TLC domain-containing protein 5a; its protein translation is MALLVVYSLLCLSCWACFYFIVCYVNGSRSYEWNCRLVTLVHGILAVCITAYIGYVDGPWPFTYPGTKNTPLQISAMVVSLGYFIFDMAWCVYFRTEGPVMLAHHTMSILGILLTLWLGESGIESCAVLFGSEITNPLLQARWFLKQTGHYRSQLGNAVDVLFVLLFVVMRIFVGGTMLYCELISPRPRFFIKCGGVAMYALSWVFMVDIVRFARRKRKSWHKQQREQPETVAANGHEGKMD